ACTACCCCACGCTCACCGACATCGCCGGCATCGCCCGCAAGCTCGGCGTCGGGATCCGGGATGCCGGCCTCGTCGAATCGGCCGTGGCCCGCCCAAGGACAAGCGTGTTCGGCGAGGACGCCTACCCCGACCTGTGGACCAAGGCGGCGGCGTTGCTGCACTCGCTGGTCAACAACCACCCCTTCGTCGACGGCAACAAGCGGATCGGCTGGATCGTGGCCGTTGCCTTCCTGCTTCAGAACCGTGCCGTGACCGTGGCCCAGCTCGACGAAACCAACCAGGACGTCGCGTACGACCTGGTCATCAGCGTGGCGGAGAGCCGGGTGAC
The nucleotide sequence above comes from Micromonospora sp. NBC_00389. Encoded proteins:
- a CDS encoding type II toxin-antitoxin system death-on-curing family toxin, with the protein product MTEVHYPTLTDIAGIARKLGVGIRDAGLVESAVARPRTSVFGEDAYPDLWTKAAALLHSLVNNHPFVDGNKRIGWIVAVAFLLQNRAVTVAQLDETNQDVAYDLVISVAESRVTEVGDIAAALRKLF